Below is a genomic region from Atribacteraceae bacterium.
AATTTGGGTGCCTGGCGATTTGTTCTGGCGGCAACCGGCGACCGGATGATTGCCGCACTGACGGTGGTCCTGGTTTGGATCGGGCTCACCCGGGCGCTTCATCTGGACGGGGCGGCGGATATCGCCGACGCTCTGTTTGGAGGCTGGACCCCGGAACAACGGCGGTCGATTCTCGCAGACTCCCGCCTAGGGACGTTCGGAGTCGTTGCGGTGTTTGTTCTCCTCGCAGGAAAACTCGTTTTCGTTTTCGGCTTAGCGACCTCTTTTCCGCTGGTGCTGGCTCCGGTTCTGGGGCGGACGGCAGCCTTATATATGGGGATCTTGTTCCCCCCCCTTCCTTTGGGGGGAAAAGGGATGGGAAAGGAGATCAGCGGCCGGATTCCCGCTTGGTATGGCTTACTATGGGTGGCGATCGTTGCCGGCTTCAGTCTGGCGCAGGGCGGCCGGACTCTTTTGAAAACGGCGGTTATCTTTATTATGATCTACCTGTTTGGGCGAGCGTTGGTGCGTACCCTTGAGGGAGTAAACGGCGACGGGCTCGGGGCCGGAGTCGAATGGGCGGAATTCCTGTTTCTTTTCCTGCAAAGAGCGTGAATGACTTCGAGATTAACGGGAACGATGCTCGAAGACAAGTAAGACTGAAGAATGCGAGGATTTGAGTCGATGAAAGAGATAACGTTATTGCGTCATGGAGATACCGAAGCTACGGAGAAGGGATATTTTTCCGGCTGGAGCGATGTTCCCCTCTCAAGGCGGGGGCGGGAACGCATCGCCCTCCTCCGTCCGTTGTTCTCGGATCGGCGATTTCAAGGAATTTTTGTCAGCCCCCTGAGCCGAGCGTTGGAAACGTTCCGCCTGCTCTTCCCGGAGGGTTCAAGCTTCGAAGTCCACGAAGACATCAGAGAACGCTCTTTCGGAGACTGGGAAGGGGTCGCTTGGGAAGACATCGGGAAACGATTTCCTGAAGAGATAGAGCGCTGGAAAGCGGAACCGTTTTTGTTTACTCCCCCCGGCGGGGAAAGCTTTGTCCAAATGCAAAACCGGATTAGCTGTTTCTGGGAAGAAATCACTTCCCGGGAGGACGGAAGGTATCTGGTGGTGACCCATGCCGGGACAATCCGCTGTCTTCTCGCGCACCTGACCGGGATGTCGTTTCAGACGACATTTCATCTGCTGCTTGATCCGGGGGTACGGTTGAACCTCCGCCATGGCCCGCTTTTTACCCAGGTCGTCTCCCTGGAAAACTCCGAGGTCCCAACATGCCCGCCCTTTTGAGGTTGCTGGCCGGATTTTTCCTGGACCAGGTCCTAGGAGATCCGCCGGACCGATGGCATCCGGTGGCCTGGATCGGCCGGCTGATTGATGCCTTGGAGCGGATTTTCTTTCCAAAGGTCCGTAACTTCAAAAAGGAGTTTGTTTTCGGTTTTATCGTAGTGTTTCTTACCGTCGGAGGGCTGGGGACCGGCTACTACTTTCTCGCCCGCTTTCTGCGGGGGGTTCATCCGGGTCTTTTTTGGGCCCTGGAAATCTATTTTATTTTCCACTTTCTGGCTTTTTACACGTTATCGCGAAGGGGCCGTGAGGTCAAGCGCTCTCTTGAGGGGGGCGACCTTGCTGCGGCACGGCGGAAGCTCCGGCACCTGGTGGGACGGGACACCGCTCACCTCTCTGAACGAGAGATGGTGCGAGGCACGCTGGAGTCATTGGCCGAGAATTTCAGCGATGGCTTTGTTGCCCCGCTTTTCTATATAGCGATTTTTGGGGCCCTGGGCGGACTGGTATATAAAACGATCAATACGCTGGATTCCGTGCTCGGCCATAAAGATTATCGATATTATTTTTTCGGATTTGCCTCCGCCCGGGTTGATGACGTCGCGAGCTTTATCCCGGCTCGCCTGTCTGTTTTGTTTGTCGCGCTGGCGGCCTCTGTCTTGGGAGCCTTCGGGCGGGAGGCGATCGAATCGGCCTGGCGGGATGCCCGCCGCCACCCCAGTCCGAACGCCGGCTGGCCGGAAGCGGCTCTGGCCGGAGCGTTGGGGGTTCGGCTGGGAGGGAGCAACTATTACCAGGGAAAGCGGGAGGATAGGCCGTTTATGGGAGAACCACGGCGTGAGCTGACGCCAATGCGCATCGACGAGGCCCTGTGGGCCTTGAAAGTCGCCTCCTTCCTAACCATGGCGGTCTTCGCCTGGATCCCGATTATACTAGTCAGGCTCTAAGGACCGGGCGGACCCGTTCGGTGGCCGCCCGAAAGACATGCCGGAAGAGAGCAAAATATTCTTGTTGAATCAGAGAGGCTAAAGAATGAGCACCCTTAAGAATCAAGAGCCAAACGGACCGCCGGAAAAGTCTGTAGCCGGAGGGTCCGAATCAGAAGAAGGCATCCTCTCGAGAACCCTGTACGGACAGAAGCGTTTTGAACGGAAGAAAATCATCCGGCAGGTTCTCGCGTCCGTTGCGATCAGCCTGGCCAGCGTCGCCCTGATCTTTTTCTTTTTTGCTCAACGGGGGATTGTGGTCGACCTCTCCGTTTTTCGTCCGGCCTGGTTTTTCGTCGGGCTCATCACGATGGTAGGGAAGTGGCTTTTGGATGGGACGCGGGTTTTCCTGAGCGCCAGGGCTTGGAAAAAACGCCTTCGCTTTCGGGACGCCGTGGGAGCGGTGCTTTCCGGGCACTTCGTGTCCGCGATCACTCCCTTTTCTACCGGCGGGAGCCCGGTACAGGCGTTTGTGTTGGCCCGCTCCGGGCTGACCTGGGGAGAGGCCGGCAGTTTTGTGGTCATCACCGGAATTCTCTTTCAGTTCAGCCCCCTACTGCTGTTTATCGTTATGATGGGCGTCTTTCGGATCGGTTTCACATTGCGAGGATTTTTGCTTGACCTATTATATTTCTTCGCCGTTTTTTATTCGGCCCTTCTTTTGATGCTCTTCTATCTGCTTCTTTACCCGAAGACGCTCTACCGTCTGATCAACTGGGGTATGCGCGTTGTTCGCCGTCGGCTTCGCCGGATCAAGTTCAATGAAGATGTGGTTTGGAAATGGATCAACGATTTTATGGGAGACTTCCGCCGCGGCTTTAAAATATTTATTTTACAAAAACCCCAATACCTGATCTGGAATCTGGGCTGCTACCTGGTCCAGAGCTTGATGTCTTTTTCCGTGGCCCAACTGGTGCTCCTCTCGCTGGGGGCTCAACCTTCCTACCTGGCGGTGGTGGAATCTCAGATCCCGCTCTTTTATGTCTTTGCCCTGACCCCCTCCCCAGGAGCCAGTGGTGCTGTGGAATTCTCCATCGCCTCGGCTTTCCTGCGCTTTGCAGGAGCCGAGAGGCTGGGCGTGTTCGTCCTTTTCTGGCGATTAAGTACCTATTATTTCACCCTACTTATCGGTGGCCTGACCCTTTTTTTCATTTTGAAAAAAAACGGCAAGCAGACGTCTTCTGGTGACACCGGCGGCGCCGGAGAGCCCGCGGGTCGGGAGCGGCTTTCCAAAAAAACCGCAAACCCTGAAAACACCCAAACCCAAGTCTAAAGATTTCCGGGATGCGGACGATAATACTAAAATAAATATTCCGTCCGCTTTCCGGAGAGCCTGTCCGAGAAATAGCAAGTTAGACAATGTGGGCTTGGAGAAGAAGGCCAGAGAAGTCTACTTTCGGGAGGAGAAGATAGGCCATGACCATTCGTTCAAAGCTGCTTACCGGCTTTATCGTTGTCGCTGCCCTGGTTGCCCTGGCTGGCGGAATCGGCATCTTCGCTTTTTCCCAGATAGTAAGGAACATCTCGCGCATGGAGGAAACCATTCCATGGTTGTTTTCATCCTTTCGCATGAAAGAGCGGTTGGCTCAGAGCTTCCAGGTTGTGACCCGCTACCTTGCCGAGCGGGATCCCTCCCGCCTGGCCGCCCTGGAAGAGGATTTTTCTTTCTTAATGAACACCGTAGAGATGTACGAAGAGGCATTGCTATCCGGAACGGACAGCCCTGCTTTTAAAGAGAAGGGGCAATTTCGGACAGCATGGGAAAAAGAAGGACTTCAACTTCCCATCTCTCGGATTACGGAGGGTTCAGAGACGAGTGAACGCGTGCGGGAGCTGTCCCAGCTTCGGGAAAATTACCGCGCACTCACGGCACAGTTGATCAACACACACCGGGAGCGACTTATCGGTAATGAAGAACTCGCCCGGAAGAGCCTGGCCCTGGATGATCCGGTGGCCTCCCTGGAGAGATTCATGCTCTCGCTGGAAACAGCCATTGCACAGAACAACGTATCGATCGGCCAGACCCGCGATCTGCTTGCCCAATATGCGCTGACCAGGAACCGAATAGGCAACCAATTGGGGCCGGTTGATGGATCGCTTAACATGTTGGAGTCGGGAATCGAGGGCAATATAGTTTTTTCACGCGCGACCAAGGACCTTTTAATCGAACGGATGGCTTCGATCCGCGAACACCGGGAACGCCTTGTGGAAGTGATTGTCCGCTCAGAAGAACTCCCGGGATCCGATTTCGAGGCGGAGATTCTGCAGACGTTCCGGGACACCGTCTCCGAAATCAACCGGCTGGGGCGCGAACTCAGTAAACTGAGCCTCAATGAATGGATCACCCAAATCGGGGCGATGAATATCGCCCGAAAAAACTATATCATCGCTCCGGACGATGAGAAAGAAACCTTTCGCCAGGCCCACGACAGTATCTTCAGTGCGCTTGGCGAATTCTTGGGTGGGGAATTCCTGAAAAGCTATGAAGAACGGATGGCTAATCATATCTATGAAAAAAACTGGCAGGAATATGCACTGCTTTGGTCGGATGTGGTCGAAACCAGCGACCGGCTGGAGGCGCTCGAAAACGAACAAAATCAGGCTCTGGAGCGCATGCATTCACTCCAGGCGGATTTCTCGCATTCCCTCGACGAGTTCAACCGCGTGATCAGTGGCGAGTTCCGATCAGCAGTCGGAAGCATCCACGCCACCGAACAATCCCTGCAACGGGTTCTTTATGGGACGACTGCCGCGGGGTTGGTCATCGCCGTAGTCCTCGGATTGCTTCTGGCCTCCTCCATTGTCCGCCCTCTCCGCAAGGGAATGGAGTTTGCTGGCACCCTGGCCTCCGGAGACCTCACCGGCCGAGTGGAAAACCGAAAAAAGGACGAAACCGGCCACCTTCTGGAATCACTGAATACCGCCTCCACCTCCCTTCGTTCCTTCATGAGTGAAGTAGCCACCTCGGCCCGCTTTATTCAGGAAAAAGTCACTGACTTGGCCACCTTCGGCAATGAAGTGGCCCAGACCGGAGAGCAGATTGCTCAGACCGTTTCCCAGGTCTCACAGGGCTCGGAAGATCAAAGTCGTAATCTGAGCGAGGTATCTGAAAAGATGGGCGAACTGGTCGAAGCGGTTCGACGGGTTTCCGGACAGCTCGTCGAACAGGTTGAGTGCTTTGGGGAGGCCTTTTCCCAGGTCGAAACGATATCCCGGAGTATAAACGAAACGGCCAGGAATCTTGATGAAGCCCGTACCCGTACCCAAGAGTCGGCCGAGAGCACCAGGCAGGGACAGGAACGGTTGACTGCCGTTTCATCGGCCATGCACGGCATCCAGAAAAGCGTGGTCCACGTGTCCCAGATTATCGGCCGGTTGGGCGAGAGCTCCCGGGAGATCGGCAACATCACCGACCTCATTACCGGCATTGCCGATGAAACCAACCTTCTGGCCCTGAACGCGGCCATCGAAGCGGCTCGGGCCGGCGAGGCGGGACGGGGCTTTGCGGTGGTCGCCCAGGAGGTGCGTAAATTGGCCGAAGAATCCGCCCAGGCCGCCCAGCGCATCTCGGGGCTGATCGGCGACATCCAAAAAGAGGCCCGGCTGGCGGTCGGCTCCATGGAAGAGAGCACCGGGCGGGTTTCTCAAGGGGTAGGAGCCGTCGCAGAAGCGGGCCGCTCCTTTGAGACGATCACCCAGCTTGGTCAACGGGTCAACGAAGAAGTCAGTCAGATCGCGCGCTCCTTTAAGACCATCGAAAAAGCCTCGCAGCAGGTGGTGGACACCTTACAGGGGATGGTGGGTATCTCCCGCTCGTCCCACGATTCGGCCAATGAAGCGGCAAGCCTCTCGGAAGATATTTCCGTTACCCTGGCAAGCGTAGCTTCCATTTCGGAGGAGAACGCCGCTTTGAGCGAAGAAGTGGCCGCTGGTTCTGAAGAGCAAAACGCCGCGCTCCAGGAAATTCGTAGGAACATCGAGGAAATCAACCGGATGGCCAAGAGACTGGAAGACAGCCTGGGAAAATTCAAAATTTGAAAATTCAATGATTTTTGACCCTGAAGATTCCGACTGGAGATTGGAGAGGCAAACCACCACAGTTCACCGCCGTCCGTGGATCAAGAGCGATAGTCCATGCCCAACGATCCGATGAGATGGGAAAACGGGAAGGATCTGGCTGACCGGATTCTTCCCCTCCTGGCCGAAACAAGCCCTGGTTTTGTTTCCGGAGAGGAGATTGCCGGGAGGATGGGCGTCAGCCGGGTCGCGGTGTGGAAGGCGATTCAACGACTCAAGGGACACGGCTTGGCGATACAAGCCTCCCGGAAAGGATACTGCTTGGAGGGGAGACCGGACCTTCTCTGGCCATCTTACCTGGCATGGCTCC
It encodes:
- a CDS encoding adenosylcobinamide-GDP ribazoletransferase, whose amino-acid sequence is NLGAWRFVLAATGDRMIAALTVVLVWIGLTRALHLDGAADIADALFGGWTPEQRRSILADSRLGTFGVVAVFVLLAGKLVFVFGLATSFPLVLAPVLGRTAALYMGILFPPLPLGGKGMGKEISGRIPAWYGLLWVAIVAGFSLAQGGRTLLKTAVIFIMIYLFGRALVRTLEGVNGDGLGAGVEWAEFLFLFLQRA
- a CDS encoding histidine phosphatase family protein, whose product is MKEITLLRHGDTEATEKGYFSGWSDVPLSRRGRERIALLRPLFSDRRFQGIFVSPLSRALETFRLLFPEGSSFEVHEDIRERSFGDWEGVAWEDIGKRFPEEIERWKAEPFLFTPPGGESFVQMQNRISCFWEEITSREDGRYLVVTHAGTIRCLLAHLTGMSFQTTFHLLLDPGVRLNLRHGPLFTQVVSLENSEVPTCPPF
- the cbiB gene encoding adenosylcobinamide-phosphate synthase CbiB; this encodes MPALLRLLAGFFLDQVLGDPPDRWHPVAWIGRLIDALERIFFPKVRNFKKEFVFGFIVVFLTVGGLGTGYYFLARFLRGVHPGLFWALEIYFIFHFLAFYTLSRRGREVKRSLEGGDLAAARRKLRHLVGRDTAHLSEREMVRGTLESLAENFSDGFVAPLFYIAIFGALGGLVYKTINTLDSVLGHKDYRYYFFGFASARVDDVASFIPARLSVLFVALAASVLGAFGREAIESAWRDARRHPSPNAGWPEAALAGALGVRLGGSNYYQGKREDRPFMGEPRRELTPMRIDEALWALKVASFLTMAVFAWIPIILVRL
- a CDS encoding lysylphosphatidylglycerol synthase transmembrane domain-containing protein, coding for MSTLKNQEPNGPPEKSVAGGSESEEGILSRTLYGQKRFERKKIIRQVLASVAISLASVALIFFFFAQRGIVVDLSVFRPAWFFVGLITMVGKWLLDGTRVFLSARAWKKRLRFRDAVGAVLSGHFVSAITPFSTGGSPVQAFVLARSGLTWGEAGSFVVITGILFQFSPLLLFIVMMGVFRIGFTLRGFLLDLLYFFAVFYSALLLMLFYLLLYPKTLYRLINWGMRVVRRRLRRIKFNEDVVWKWINDFMGDFRRGFKIFILQKPQYLIWNLGCYLVQSLMSFSVAQLVLLSLGAQPSYLAVVESQIPLFYVFALTPSPGASGAVEFSIASAFLRFAGAERLGVFVLFWRLSTYYFTLLIGGLTLFFILKKNGKQTSSGDTGGAGEPAGRERLSKKTANPENTQTQV
- a CDS encoding methyl-accepting chemotaxis protein gives rise to the protein MTIRSKLLTGFIVVAALVALAGGIGIFAFSQIVRNISRMEETIPWLFSSFRMKERLAQSFQVVTRYLAERDPSRLAALEEDFSFLMNTVEMYEEALLSGTDSPAFKEKGQFRTAWEKEGLQLPISRITEGSETSERVRELSQLRENYRALTAQLINTHRERLIGNEELARKSLALDDPVASLERFMLSLETAIAQNNVSIGQTRDLLAQYALTRNRIGNQLGPVDGSLNMLESGIEGNIVFSRATKDLLIERMASIREHRERLVEVIVRSEELPGSDFEAEILQTFRDTVSEINRLGRELSKLSLNEWITQIGAMNIARKNYIIAPDDEKETFRQAHDSIFSALGEFLGGEFLKSYEERMANHIYEKNWQEYALLWSDVVETSDRLEALENEQNQALERMHSLQADFSHSLDEFNRVISGEFRSAVGSIHATEQSLQRVLYGTTAAGLVIAVVLGLLLASSIVRPLRKGMEFAGTLASGDLTGRVENRKKDETGHLLESLNTASTSLRSFMSEVATSARFIQEKVTDLATFGNEVAQTGEQIAQTVSQVSQGSEDQSRNLSEVSEKMGELVEAVRRVSGQLVEQVECFGEAFSQVETISRSINETARNLDEARTRTQESAESTRQGQERLTAVSSAMHGIQKSVVHVSQIIGRLGESSREIGNITDLITGIADETNLLALNAAIEAARAGEAGRGFAVVAQEVRKLAEESAQAAQRISGLIGDIQKEARLAVGSMEESTGRVSQGVGAVAEAGRSFETITQLGQRVNEEVSQIARSFKTIEKASQQVVDTLQGMVGISRSSHDSANEAASLSEDISVTLASVASISEENAALSEEVAAGSEEQNAALQEIRRNIEEINRMAKRLEDSLGKFKI